In the Candidatus Roizmanbacteria bacterium genome, AATAACTTAAAACATAGAACTTGAATCGTAGAACTTTTAAAGTGGAAAGTTCTACGCTCTATGTTTCAAGATTGTAGTCAAGGGTAAGGCGACGATTGTTGTTTGTGATGTTTTTTGCTGCAGCTGGGGGGCTGGAGTTCCGACGGGGGTCGAGAACAAAACACAACAATCGTCGCGGTATGGGTAAGGAACTATTCCTCAAGTCTTCCTGGTTGGAAGTTCGTTTCGATTTGCATCGAGACAGGCTCTAGGCTTCGGGACCTAGGTTGAGGTAGCCTCTTTTGTGGTGTCACTTGGTGACTGTGGTCTCCAAAACGGAGATCAACGCATCGCCTGCATAGACGAGAACGCGAACGTTCACGCTATTACACCCTTGTGGTGTACCGCAGTTTGCACCGCTGTTGCCGGGATCACCGCTGTTCAGGACTTCGTCCGGATGAGCCATCGTGGGCATGTTCAGCATGTTCGCCGAACCGTGGGAAACCAGTCCCCAGACACCCCATTCGAGTGCATCTCCGTTGAAGTACCGGCCTCGCAACGTGAATCCGTTGTCGAAGGAGTTGTCGCGGAACGTGTAGGACTGATCCATCACGTTGATGACGAGCAACAAGCAACCCTGATCCGAACCGACCATGCCGCACTCGAAACCTTCGAAGTTGTAGGGACCGCTGTAGTAGCGATACTCCCAAGCTCCGACGATGAAGTCGCAGGGATCGGTGTAGCAATACGGGCTGTCATACGTGCCGTACTCCATTCCGTCAGGAACCTGTGTGCCGTCGACGACGCGGAATTCCGGTACATCCGTGTTGGGGACGTTCGGGAATGTCTTCCACATCTCGGGGGCTGGGTCCTGCAGGCGGTCCATCCAGGCCATCACGATCGGGTTTTCGGCGAGCCGTTCGGTTGCGTTGATTGTCCACGCTCCGTGGGTCTCCGTTGAGGAGAAGCTTGGTGTGGGCTTCATTGCGACCGTGTTGGCCGTTGCCGTTGTGACCGTCGTTGCCGTTGCCGTTGTGACCGTCGTGGCGGGTGTCATGGTGGTCGTTGCGGGCGTGACCGTCGTGTCGGGCGTAGCCGTCGTCGGGTCCGTGGGCGTTCCAGCGGTCGTGCAAAGGACGTTGGCGTCCTGCAGATTGCCGGGGTGCTTCACGTTCCACTGCTCGACCTGCGTCACGCAGACGGGGTCCAGGTTGGACACTGCCGAGGTTCCGTTGTTCACGGTGATCGCGTTGAACGCGAGCATACCGAAAACGAGTGTAATCACCACACTGAGTGCGGTGTAGAAACCCTTTCTATTGGTGGGACGCATCACTACCTCCTTCGAGGGTTGTTCATGGTTTGAGCCGTGATGTGCTCTTAAGCCGACTAAGGGGAGTTCCCTTCCATGAGCCGATCACCATACGACAGTGACGTTGTTCGAGGTTGAGTCGAGCATGACGCTGTCACATTTACGGATTTTACTCCGAAGGACCCGATCTGTTTGATCGTTGGCGATATCCTATCGTCTTCACCTTGAGCTCAGCCGCAGGTAGCCACGAAATCCAGCCACTTGGCCGGGTCGGGGATGACGCTGTTGAGCTCTTCCACGTCGGCGACGCAGGTGTCGTAGTTCGTCTGGATGACGATCTCTCTGATCTGGTCGCGGTTGAAACCGGTGTCGTCCTTCTTCACGAAGACGATTGCGCCGAGGATCATGGTGAAGATCAGGCTGATCAGGGTCAGTCCGAGGGACTTCTGGACGTTCTTGGAGAGTTCATAGAGGCTCTCTTCGGTCGCTGCCAGGGGCATCCATGTGGCGTGATCCGCCGGGTTCAGGGTCTCGAGGTGGGCGACGATGCACTCCTTCAGAGCCTTCTTGGATCCATTGCTGGACAGTAAGAGACCTTGTGCGCACCGACGCAAGACCTTCTTGTTGGTCTGCTCCTTGACCCATTGGATCAGTTCTTCGTTGGTGGGATTCATAACACGTCCTTTCGACGATTAGTACTTGTCATCTCGACACGGTATCAGCGGGGTTGCTGAACCGATTTTACGGGATTGTCCGAAGACTTACCGTAGGACTGCAAGCTCGACCGAAGTCGGCTGCGATGATCGTGCCCTGATGGGGCCGTTGTACTACAGCGTCGGAGGCAGCGTTAGCTGCGGCGGCGGCGATGTGGTCGTTGTCGGCGGCGATGTGGTCGTTGTCGGCGGCGATGTGGTCGTTGTCGGCGGCGGCTGTGTCGTCGTTGTCGGCGGCGGCTGTGTCGTCGTTGTCGGCGGCGATGTGGTCGTTGTCGTTGACGTTGTTGTCGTCGTTGACGTTGTCGTGGTGGTGGCCGGAACACACGAGTTCACGTTGAACTCTTGTTCTGACACATTCCCTGCGTGACCGTTCGTGTTCCAACTTGCTGACAAAACAACTGATCCTCCTTTCGAGAAGTCGAATGGGATCGTACCGTTGGTGTGAGTACCGTTCCAGACGAGCTGCTTGTAGGTGGTGACCTCCTTGTACACGATCTTGATCGTGATGGAGTTGCTGTTCGCGTCGGCGAAACCTTCGGTCTCATAGCTCACGCCTACGCAATCTGCGGACAGGACGCTTGTGTGCGCACTGGCAATCCGGTTGGTGGTGAATACCATCAACATGTTAAATACAACGAGCCATACTAAGACTCTCTTTTTGCGTGTCATGGAAGTTCCTTTCGACGTTGTCATCTCGACACGGTGTCAGCGGGATTGCTGAACCGATTATACGGGCTTAAGACCAGAGGTCTATACCGTAGGACTGCAATCTCGGCTGAGCCGGATGCGATGATCGTGCCCTGTTTGAAGAAAACCTCAGTGTCTGAAAAAATTCTTCAGAACTTGATGGAGCCTCCTTCGTCTCGATCGGTTGTAGTATCTACATCCCATAATCACCTCCTTTCGGTTGTGAGTGGATTTCGATTCTTGACCGAAGCGACCTTGTGACGGTTAGTTCCACGCGGAGCTCTATCTCTATGTGAATGACAAAGAACAAAGTTCAAATATCAAACAAAATCCAAAGTTCAAAAACTGAACAATTGATGAGAGAGCTACTACGACGTATGACTAAAATAAAAATTCCGAATAAAAAAAAGAAAATAAACAAAACCAAAAATACAATTGAATGTGGGGCAGTACCTATGAAATAAAAATTAAAAACTAAAAATTAAAAATTACATTCATAAACACCGTTCCACACTCAATGATCTTGATTGTGTTCGTTCCTTATACCCAAATTGTTAAAGAGCGTGATAATCGCTTATCCATGCTTACGGATAAGTCACATCACTCTTACAAACACCTATGAACGTAAGGTTGCAGCAAGCTATCGCTGCTCTTACGAGCGTAAGTGCCTAGATTTTTAGTCCAGGGTTGAAAAGGTATGGGGCTCATACCTTTTCATCTCTAAACTGAAATGAAAAAAAGTATGAAGAATTTCTGAAGAAGGTTGATGTGTGGAGTTTGGGTAGTTTCGCCTTCGTTGCCCACACGATGGCCTTTCAGAAAAGCTTCTTACTTTACCCGTCTTTTAAGATACGCGCCCGATCCAAGACCAAGCATCTGTAATGCTAGTAATCCAAGTCCATACTCAGGTCCAGCATTAGGCTGAGATTTTACTCCGAGTACTTTTTTCTCAATACAAAACTGAGCAGCATCATCGTCACTTACCATTGAATTTGAAGCTACAGCCTTGTTATAGACACAGAAAACACCCTTATCTGTTGGGAGTTTTTCCTGAGACACAACCTTCGTGTTTAATGTATATATATATTCCTCACCCGCATTTAAGGCAAGGTTGTCCGATAGAGTAATGGTTCGAGTTGCTAAATCGTAGTTCTTCACATCTACAGCCTCGAGACTTGTAGGAAGTGTGTCTTTTACCACGATGTTGCTCAATTTATGATCGGAAGTATTCTTAACCTTGATTTTGAACGATACGGTTTGGCCAGCAAAGAAGCGCTGATCTGTAGATCCAAGATTATCGACAAAGGTTGTAGAGGTCGTTCCACCCTTGGTAGTTACCTGATTCATACCCACGGTCTTATCAACCAAGATAGAGTTAGATTGACCACCCTGTCCGTAAGGTCCGTACGCTCCGTACTGACCGTACTGGGCTAAAGCTCCTTGACCTAATGAAAGGAACAAGAAACCTGACAAAAGAAATGTTACTACTCGCGTCCCCTTAATCATGACAATAGTATACTATAAGACTATATGGATGTCAACTATAGGCTGGTTGGTCTACAACAAGCCTAGTTGAAGGTTTGGAAGGTTTGAAGGTTGGAAGGTTTGGTTTGGAAGATTAGATAACAAGTTAACCAGTTAGCCATCGAAACAAACTTTTAAACCTGCAACTTTCTAAACGCGTCAACTTGAGTTACAATACGATATGAAATTGAACTCAAAACAGCTTCGGGATCTTAAGCCTGAGGAGGCTAAATTAGTCCTTCGGCAGGCTCAGGACGCGGCCTCGGAACAGGATCGGGACACTGTGCGAAACCCAATCTTTTTCATTGTTGAGAATGTATACGATACCTACAATGTAGGCGGTTTGTTCCGACTTGCCGACGCGCTGAACGTAGCTAAAATCTATCTTTGTGGCGAAACAGAGATCCCCCCAAATCACAAAATAGTCAAAGCCTCAATAGGCACATATAAGATAGTACCTTGGGAGTATAAGAGTTCGGCTGCTGAAGCTATCGCAGAACTCAGAACTCAGAACTCAGATGTTGGCAA is a window encoding:
- a CDS encoding DUF11 domain-containing protein; its protein translation is MIKGTRVVTFLLSGFLFLSLGQGALAQYGQYGAYGPYGQGGQSNSILVDKTVGMNQVTTKGGTTSTTFVDNLGSTDQRFFAGQTVSFKIKVKNTSDHKLSNIVVKDTLPTSLEAVDVKNYDLATRTITLSDNLALNAGEEYIYTLNTKVVSQEKLPTDKGVFCVYNKAVASNSMVSDDDAAQFCIEKKVLGVKSQPNAGPEYGLGLLALQMLGLGSGAYLKRRVK